The Peribacillus simplex genome contains a region encoding:
- a CDS encoding Rqc2 family fibronectin-binding protein, translated as MSFDGLFTKAMTEEIASLLKGGRINKVHQPYKNEVILVVRAGGKNHKLLLSAHPSYSRVQMTEESYENPKEAPMFCMLLRKHLEGYTIENIYQYELDRMIIFEVKGRNELGDVSQKQLIIEIMGRHSNIVLVDKERNMILDSIKHVSHAVNSYRAILPGQEYLAPPAQEKKNPFEATEDDIRKNIDFNAGKLDRQLVAHFSGVSPLVAKEAVYRAGLANSTTLPSAFLKMIQEISEQNYTAMIKQDGNKEVFYMLSLEHLTGNQRTFSSLSEMLDRYYFGKAERDRVKQKSQDVERFITNEIEKNSKKIGKLERTLKDTERGEQYQLFGELLTANLYQMKKGMKEIEVVNYYDEEQTMVTIPLDPLKNPSDNAQKYFSRYQKSKNAVGVVQEQIEKTKLELAYFEALHQQLQSASPRDIEEIREELQEEGYIRQKKKKGMKKPANAKPQLETYYATDGDLIFVGKNNKQNDYLTNKFARRDEIWLHTKDIPGSHVVIRNESPSEKTIKEAAVLAAFFSKAQQSSSVPVDFTQVRHVKKPNGSKPGFVIYDQQQTVYITPDADTVIRLKEAVKD; from the coding sequence ATGTCATTTGATGGATTATTCACGAAAGCGATGACGGAAGAAATCGCTTCTTTATTAAAAGGTGGACGAATCAATAAGGTACATCAGCCTTATAAAAATGAAGTAATACTGGTTGTTCGTGCTGGAGGTAAGAACCATAAGCTCTTATTATCAGCCCACCCAAGTTATTCGAGGGTGCAAATGACCGAAGAAAGTTATGAAAATCCCAAAGAGGCACCCATGTTCTGTATGCTTCTTAGGAAGCACCTCGAAGGCTATACGATAGAAAATATTTATCAATATGAACTTGATAGGATGATCATTTTTGAAGTGAAGGGCCGCAATGAGCTTGGTGATGTCTCTCAAAAACAGTTAATCATCGAAATCATGGGACGTCACAGCAACATTGTTTTAGTCGATAAAGAACGAAATATGATTTTGGACAGCATTAAGCATGTTTCACATGCCGTTAACAGTTATCGTGCGATATTGCCCGGCCAGGAATATTTGGCCCCGCCCGCACAAGAAAAAAAGAATCCCTTCGAGGCTACCGAGGACGATATAAGGAAGAATATTGACTTCAATGCAGGAAAGCTGGATCGACAGCTTGTTGCCCATTTTTCTGGAGTTTCACCATTGGTTGCAAAGGAAGCCGTTTACCGGGCTGGACTTGCCAACAGCACGACCCTTCCATCAGCTTTTTTAAAGATGATCCAAGAAATCTCGGAGCAAAACTACACAGCGATGATCAAACAAGATGGTAATAAAGAAGTTTTTTATATGCTTTCACTAGAGCATCTGACTGGGAATCAACGTACGTTTTCTTCATTGAGCGAGATGCTCGACCGCTATTACTTCGGAAAGGCAGAAAGAGATCGAGTTAAGCAAAAGAGCCAGGATGTAGAACGTTTCATTACTAATGAAATAGAAAAGAATTCAAAAAAAATCGGGAAGCTCGAACGTACATTAAAAGATACGGAACGCGGAGAACAGTATCAGTTGTTCGGTGAGCTGCTTACTGCTAATCTATATCAAATGAAAAAAGGCATGAAGGAAATAGAAGTCGTCAATTATTATGATGAAGAACAAACTATGGTCACCATCCCGCTTGACCCATTAAAAAATCCATCAGATAATGCCCAAAAGTACTTCTCCAGATACCAAAAGTCCAAAAATGCAGTCGGAGTAGTCCAAGAACAAATCGAAAAAACAAAATTGGAATTGGCCTACTTTGAAGCCTTGCATCAGCAGCTCCAATCAGCTTCACCCAGAGATATAGAGGAGATTCGCGAAGAACTTCAGGAAGAAGGATACATTAGGCAAAAAAAGAAAAAAGGCATGAAAAAGCCTGCAAATGCAAAACCGCAGCTTGAAACATATTATGCTACGGATGGAGATCTCATTTTTGTCGGGAAGAATAATAAACAAAATGATTATCTAACGAATAAATTTGCACGCCGTGATGAAATCTGGCTTCATACCAAAGATATACCTGGCTCGCATGTTGTGATTCGAAATGAATCGCCAAGTGAAAAAACGATAAAAGAGGCAGCCGTATTAGCAGCTTTTTTCAGTAAAGCACAGCAATCGAGCTCAGTGCCCGTTGACTTCACACAAGTTCGCCATGTTAAGAAACCGAATGGCTCCAAACCCGGGTTCGTGATCTACGACCAGCAGCAGACCGTATATATTACACCTGATGCCGATACTGTCATACGCTTAAAGGAAGCGGTAAAGGATTGA
- a CDS encoding dihydroorotate dehydrogenase: MSRLSVELPGLNLKNPVMPASGCFGFGREYSQFFDLDILGAIMIKATTPEPRFGNPTPRVAETSSGMLNAIGLQNPGLEKVISEELAWLGGYDVPIIANVAGSQIDDYVKVASDISKVGNVKALELNISCPNVKEGGIAFGTVPEVAKEVTKAVKEVSTVPVYVKLSPNVSNIVEMAKAVEEGGADGLTMINTLVGMRLDLKTGRPILSNRTGGLSGPAIKPVALRMIYEVSQQVSIPIIGMGGIATAEDVIEFFYAGASAVAVGTANFVDPFVCPTIIEELPKLLDELGFDHISECTGRSWKKNETVANYRS; the protein is encoded by the coding sequence ATGAGCAGGCTTTCAGTTGAATTACCAGGATTAAACTTGAAAAACCCGGTCATGCCAGCATCTGGATGCTTTGGATTCGGCCGTGAATACAGTCAATTTTTCGACTTGGATATTCTTGGCGCGATCATGATCAAAGCGACCACTCCTGAGCCGAGGTTCGGTAACCCGACTCCGCGTGTTGCGGAAACCTCTTCGGGAATGCTGAACGCCATCGGTCTGCAGAATCCAGGTTTAGAAAAGGTCATCAGTGAAGAATTGGCCTGGTTAGGTGGGTATGATGTTCCCATCATCGCCAACGTTGCTGGTTCGCAAATAGATGACTATGTAAAGGTTGCCAGTGATATAAGTAAGGTGGGGAATGTAAAGGCACTTGAATTGAATATCTCCTGTCCGAATGTAAAAGAAGGTGGCATTGCTTTCGGTACGGTGCCGGAAGTTGCCAAAGAGGTGACCAAGGCGGTCAAGGAAGTGTCTACCGTGCCTGTATATGTGAAGCTTTCACCGAATGTCAGTAATATTGTGGAAATGGCCAAAGCCGTAGAAGAAGGCGGGGCCGACGGTTTGACAATGATAAATACATTAGTCGGCATGCGATTGGATTTAAAAACTGGCAGACCGATCCTTTCTAACAGGACGGGTGGGTTATCTGGTCCTGCAATTAAACCTGTTGCGCTCCGGATGATTTATGAGGTAAGCCAGCAAGTGTCTATTCCGATCATCGGAATGGGCGGCATCGCTACAGCGGAAGACGTCATTGAATTTTTCTATGCGGGTGCGAGTGCTGTTGCGGTGGGAACCGCTAACTTCGTGGATCCTTTTGTATGCCCGACCATCATTGAAGAATTACCGAAATTGTTGGATGAGTTAGGATTTGACCATATTTCAGAATGTACCGGAAGGAGCTGGAAGAAGAATGAAACAGTCGCTAATTATCGCTCTTGA
- the pyrE gene encoding orotate phosphoribosyltransferase yields the protein MLNNKIAEHLLEIKAVYLQPNDPFTWASGIQSPIYCDNRLTLSYPEVRNEIAEGLKGLIEQNFPEAELIAGTATAGIPHAAWVSEKLNAPMCYVRSKAKEHGKGNQIEGRAVPGQKVVVVEDLISTGGSVITAVNALKEAGCDVLGVVSIFTYELEKGKEKFDAEGIINHSLSDYSTLIKVANEKGYITAEELEKLKKWRENPADTAWITA from the coding sequence ATGTTAAATAATAAGATAGCTGAACATCTATTGGAAATAAAAGCAGTGTACCTACAGCCGAATGACCCTTTTACTTGGGCATCTGGAATTCAATCACCCATTTATTGTGACAACCGCTTAACCCTTTCATACCCAGAGGTTCGCAATGAAATAGCGGAAGGGTTGAAAGGATTGATTGAACAGAATTTCCCTGAGGCTGAACTGATTGCAGGCACAGCAACTGCAGGCATTCCGCATGCAGCTTGGGTGAGTGAAAAATTAAATGCACCGATGTGCTATGTACGATCAAAAGCCAAGGAGCACGGAAAGGGCAATCAAATCGAAGGCCGTGCTGTTCCAGGACAAAAAGTGGTGGTTGTCGAAGACTTGATTTCAACCGGCGGAAGTGTGATTACTGCTGTTAACGCGCTGAAAGAAGCTGGCTGCGATGTTCTAGGAGTCGTTTCGATCTTCACTTATGAATTGGAAAAAGGAAAAGAAAAATTCGATGCTGAGGGCATTATTAACCATTCATTGAGTGACTACTCGACTTTGATAAAAGTCGCTAATGAAAAAGGGTACATCACAGCAGAAGAATTGGAAAAGCTAAAAAAATGGCGTGAGAATCCGGCAGATACGGCTTGGATTACTGCATGA
- a CDS encoding dihydroorotate dehydrogenase electron transfer subunit — MIKKERMKVLNHKELAPSIFELTLQGELVSEMNQPGQFVQVKTTDGTEPLLRRPISISSYNNSEKQFTMIYRAEGKGTTLLSQRKEAEAVDILGPLGNGFPVHEAKKGETALLVGGGIGVPPLYQLSRMLVAKGVKVIHVLGFQTKSAIFYEKEFSELGDTHIATVDGSYGTKGFVTTVIDNLHQEFTTIFSCGPTPMLRALEAGYREKKLYLSLEERMGCGIGACFACVCHTGDDPTGFSYKKVCSDGPVFRAGEVVL, encoded by the coding sequence ATGATCAAGAAGGAAAGAATGAAGGTGTTAAATCATAAGGAACTGGCCCCATCCATTTTTGAACTTACACTGCAAGGTGAATTGGTTTCAGAGATGAATCAGCCTGGCCAGTTTGTCCAAGTCAAGACAACAGATGGCACTGAGCCATTGTTAAGACGCCCGATTTCAATTTCTTCTTACAACAACAGTGAAAAACAGTTCACGATGATATACCGGGCTGAAGGTAAAGGTACGACGCTGTTATCACAGCGTAAAGAGGCGGAAGCGGTCGATATCCTTGGACCCCTTGGCAACGGATTTCCCGTTCATGAGGCCAAAAAGGGCGAAACGGCATTATTGGTTGGTGGCGGGATTGGGGTCCCGCCCCTGTATCAATTATCACGGATGTTGGTTGCGAAAGGTGTTAAGGTAATCCATGTATTGGGCTTCCAGACCAAGTCAGCCATCTTTTACGAAAAAGAATTCAGTGAATTAGGTGATACCCATATTGCTACGGTGGATGGTTCATATGGGACAAAAGGTTTTGTTACGACTGTAATAGACAACTTGCATCAAGAGTTTACAACGATCTTTTCATGCGGGCCTACACCGATGTTAAGAGCGTTGGAGGCGGGCTATCGTGAGAAAAAGCTTTACCTGTCCCTTGAGGAAAGGATGGGATGCGGCATCGGTGCATGCTTTGCTTGCGTGTGTCATACAGGGGATGATCCAACTGGTTTCAGTTATAAAAAGGTATGCAGTGACGGACCCGTATTCCGGGCAGGAGAGGTGGTATTATGA
- the carB gene encoding carbamoyl-phosphate synthase large subunit, whose protein sequence is MPKRTDIKSILVIGSGPIVIGQAAEFDYAGTQACIALKEEGYRVILINSNPATIMTDSEMADAVYIEPITLEFVSKIIRKERPDALLPTLGGQTGLNMAVELAESGILEECNVQILGTKLSAIQQAEDRDLFRTLMNDLGEPVPDSDIIHNLEEAYTFVERVGYPVIVRPAFTLGGTGGGICDNEEQLIEIVEGGLKSSPVHQCLLEKSIAGFKEVEYEVMRDSNDNAIVVCNMENFDPVGVHTGDSIVAAPSQTLSDREYQMLRNTSLKIIRALKIEGGCNVQLALDPNSYQYYVIEVNPRVSRSSALASKATGYPIAKLAAKIAVGLTLDEMMNPVTGKTYASFEPALDYVVTKIPRWPFDKFESANRRLGTQMKATGEVMAIGRTFEESILKAVRSLEAGIYHLNLNDEFEDGKIEKRIRKAGDERLFYIGEALRRGITIETIHEWSQIDLFFLHKLEKIIDFEKQLKEHSFDCEVLQKAKELGFSDKTIAEIWGVPEIDVYEYRKQQGIIPVYKMVDTCAAEFESETPYFYGTYEDENESIVTDKKSVIVLGSGPIRIGQGVEFDYATVHSVWAIKEAGYEAIIINNNPETVSTDFSISDKLYFEPLTIEDVMHVIDLEKPEGVIVQFGGQTAINLADGLVERGVKILGTSLEDLDRAENRNKFERALKDLGIPQPKGKTATSVDEAIVIAEDIGYPVLVRPSYVLGGRAMEIVYKQEELLHYMKNAVKINPDHPVLIDRYLTGKEIEVDGISDGETVVIPGIMEHIERAGVHSGDSIAVYPPQNLTEKQKEVIIDYTTRLAKGLNIIGLLNIQYVISNEEVYVIEVNPRSSRTVPFLSKITNVPMANLATKVILGHTLESQGYKSGLVPEQTGVYVKVPVFSFAKLRGVDISLGPEMKSTGEVMGKDSTLEKALYKGLVASGFKIKGHGSVLLTISDKDKQEALLLARRFHNIGFKLIATSGTAALLKQSGIPAAIVGKIGEEGTNLLDVIRNGEAQFVINTLTKGKQPARDGFRIRRESVENGVTCLTSLDTAEAILRVIESMTFSAEAMGKTEKSREVSYI, encoded by the coding sequence ATGCCAAAACGCACTGATATAAAAAGCATCCTAGTAATTGGTTCCGGTCCGATCGTCATCGGACAGGCCGCCGAGTTCGATTATGCAGGAACCCAAGCGTGTATAGCCTTAAAAGAAGAAGGTTATCGAGTGATCCTGATTAACTCTAACCCTGCTACAATCATGACAGACAGTGAAATGGCTGACGCCGTTTATATCGAACCGATCACATTGGAATTTGTCAGCAAAATCATTCGTAAAGAGCGCCCGGATGCACTGTTACCTACCTTGGGCGGACAGACTGGCTTGAACATGGCAGTCGAGCTTGCCGAATCAGGAATCCTGGAAGAATGCAATGTACAGATTCTTGGGACCAAACTTTCAGCTATCCAACAAGCGGAAGACCGTGACCTTTTCCGTACGCTAATGAACGATCTAGGGGAACCTGTACCTGATAGCGACATCATTCATAACTTGGAAGAGGCTTATACATTTGTTGAACGAGTCGGCTACCCAGTCATTGTTCGTCCTGCCTTCACGCTTGGCGGAACAGGCGGTGGGATTTGTGATAACGAAGAGCAGCTTATCGAGATTGTTGAGGGTGGCCTGAAAAGCAGCCCGGTACACCAATGTCTGCTTGAGAAGAGCATTGCCGGTTTCAAAGAAGTGGAATATGAAGTGATGCGTGATTCAAATGATAATGCGATAGTCGTTTGTAATATGGAAAACTTCGATCCTGTCGGTGTCCATACAGGCGATTCAATTGTTGCCGCACCAAGCCAAACATTAAGTGACAGAGAGTACCAAATGCTTCGAAATACGTCATTGAAGATTATCCGTGCCTTGAAGATTGAGGGCGGGTGTAATGTTCAGCTGGCGCTAGATCCAAACAGCTATCAATATTATGTCATTGAAGTGAACCCAAGGGTCAGCCGTTCGTCGGCACTTGCTTCAAAAGCAACAGGATATCCAATTGCAAAGCTTGCAGCAAAGATAGCCGTTGGTTTGACGCTCGATGAAATGATGAACCCTGTCACTGGCAAAACCTATGCCAGCTTTGAACCGGCACTGGACTATGTCGTTACGAAAATTCCGCGCTGGCCATTCGATAAGTTCGAAAGCGCCAACCGTAGGCTTGGGACCCAAATGAAGGCGACCGGAGAAGTCATGGCAATCGGCCGTACATTCGAGGAATCGATCTTAAAGGCTGTCCGTTCCCTTGAGGCGGGCATATACCATCTTAATTTGAATGATGAGTTTGAAGATGGAAAAATAGAGAAACGGATCCGAAAAGCGGGAGATGAACGGTTATTCTATATCGGTGAAGCGTTAAGAAGGGGAATAACGATCGAAACAATACACGAATGGAGCCAGATCGATTTATTCTTCTTGCATAAGTTGGAAAAGATAATCGACTTTGAAAAGCAGCTTAAAGAACATTCTTTTGATTGTGAAGTATTGCAAAAGGCTAAAGAACTAGGGTTTTCTGACAAAACGATTGCAGAAATATGGGGAGTTCCCGAAATTGACGTCTATGAGTACCGGAAACAGCAAGGAATCATCCCTGTTTACAAAATGGTCGATACATGTGCTGCGGAATTCGAATCGGAAACACCGTACTTTTATGGGACATACGAAGATGAGAATGAATCCATCGTTACTGACAAGAAAAGTGTCATTGTTCTGGGATCAGGCCCAATTAGGATAGGGCAAGGAGTAGAGTTTGATTATGCGACCGTACATTCGGTATGGGCCATTAAAGAAGCGGGATATGAAGCGATCATCATTAACAACAATCCTGAAACAGTTTCGACGGATTTCAGTATCTCCGACAAACTTTATTTCGAACCATTGACTATTGAAGATGTCATGCATGTCATCGATTTGGAAAAACCGGAAGGGGTCATCGTCCAGTTTGGTGGACAGACGGCAATCAACCTTGCAGATGGTCTTGTTGAAAGAGGAGTGAAGATCCTTGGTACTTCACTTGAAGATCTGGATAGAGCGGAAAATCGCAATAAATTCGAAAGAGCACTTAAGGATTTAGGCATTCCGCAGCCAAAGGGTAAAACCGCAACATCGGTTGATGAAGCGATCGTCATCGCTGAAGATATTGGATATCCGGTTTTAGTAAGGCCATCGTATGTTCTCGGCGGAAGAGCGATGGAAATCGTCTATAAACAAGAAGAATTGCTGCATTACATGAAAAACGCCGTGAAAATAAATCCGGATCATCCTGTCCTGATAGACCGCTACTTAACGGGTAAGGAAATCGAAGTCGATGGAATTTCCGATGGGGAAACGGTCGTTATCCCTGGAATCATGGAGCATATCGAACGTGCCGGCGTCCATTCAGGTGATTCGATTGCAGTCTATCCGCCTCAAAACTTAACGGAAAAACAAAAAGAAGTAATCATCGATTATACGACCCGATTGGCAAAAGGTTTGAATATAATTGGTCTCTTGAACATTCAATATGTCATCAGCAATGAAGAAGTTTATGTGATTGAAGTAAATCCACGTTCAAGCCGAACCGTTCCATTCTTAAGTAAAATTACGAACGTGCCGATGGCTAACTTAGCCACGAAGGTCATCTTGGGCCACACACTTGAAAGCCAAGGTTACAAATCGGGGTTAGTGCCAGAACAAACTGGGGTCTATGTGAAAGTGCCGGTCTTCTCTTTTGCAAAATTAAGAGGTGTGGACATCTCACTCGGACCTGAAATGAAATCGACTGGTGAAGTAATGGGGAAAGATAGCACCCTTGAAAAGGCTTTATACAAAGGGCTGGTCGCTTCCGGTTTCAAAATTAAGGGGCATGGTTCGGTGTTATTGACGATATCTGATAAAGATAAGCAAGAAGCGCTACTTTTAGCAAGACGTTTCCATAATATCGGTTTCAAGCTGATAGCCACCAGCGGAACCGCTGCCTTATTGAAACAATCCGGCATCCCTGCTGCGATTGTCGGTAAAATTGGCGAAGAAGGTACGAACCTGCTGGATGTTATCCGGAACGGGGAAGCACAATTTGTCATAAATACTTTGACAAAAGGTAAGCAGCCGGCTCGAGATGGTTTCAGAATCCGACGTGAATCGGTTGAAAATGGAGTGACATGCCTAACATCACTTGATACGGCAGAAGCAATTTTAAGAGTGATAGAATCCATGACTTTCTCGGCAGAAGCAATGGGAAAAACGGAAAAAAGTCGTGAGGTGAGCTATATATGA
- the pyrF gene encoding orotidine-5'-phosphate decarboxylase codes for MKQSLIIALDFPDLIQTEEFLKQFRSEKLAVKVGMELFYQNGPSIISFVKEQGHDVFLDLKLHDIPNTVKMAMTGLATLGADMVNVHAAGGQKMMEAALEGLDKGTSAGKKRPLCIGVTQLTSTSQEQMNVEQNIAGSLEDSVLHYAKLTRQAGLDGVVCSTHEVKNIHERIGHEFLTVTPGIRSAGGQVHDQKRIATPEQARDFGADAIVVGRAITGAADPLRAYLDMKAAWEGISC; via the coding sequence ATGAAACAGTCGCTAATTATCGCTCTTGATTTCCCTGACCTCATTCAAACGGAAGAATTCCTAAAACAGTTCCGTTCGGAAAAACTGGCTGTAAAAGTGGGGATGGAATTATTTTATCAGAATGGACCATCAATAATTTCTTTCGTAAAAGAGCAAGGCCACGATGTGTTTTTGGACTTGAAGCTTCATGATATTCCGAATACGGTCAAAATGGCCATGACAGGATTGGCAACTTTAGGGGCTGACATGGTCAATGTACATGCGGCGGGTGGACAAAAGATGATGGAAGCAGCCTTGGAAGGTTTGGATAAGGGAACGTCCGCTGGTAAAAAACGTCCATTATGCATAGGGGTTACGCAACTGACGAGCACATCACAAGAACAGATGAATGTTGAGCAAAACATTGCCGGATCTTTGGAGGATTCGGTCCTTCATTATGCAAAACTTACTAGACAGGCAGGATTGGATGGCGTCGTTTGTTCCACCCATGAAGTAAAGAACATACATGAACGCATCGGTCATGAATTCTTAACGGTCACACCTGGAATCCGAAGTGCAGGTGGCCAGGTGCATGATCAAAAGAGAATTGCCACGCCTGAACAGGCTAGGGATTTTGGAGCGGATGCCATCGTTGTAGGGAGAGCCATAACGGGGGCGGCAGATCCATTAAGGGCGTATTTGGATATGAAAGCAGCTTGGGAGGGAATATCATGTTAA